The DNA segment CAATGGGGCGACCGCGTCCGTCGAGGATCAGCCCGGCGGTGCCCCCTTTGACTGTGGTGTTCAGTTCTCTACCCGGCCCTGCACCTGCGTCTGTGTTGCGCTCGGGTTGCAAGGTGAGGTGTGCTTCTCGATCGGCTTCGAGGGGGAAGTGTAGAAGGTCGCCAATATTCAGGGTGCCGGATTGGGTTCCGTCGGGAAGGCCGATTTCGTATTGCGTACAGGGTGTGCCGATTTTGCCCTGGGCGATGGGCGCGATACACGTGCCGAGGTAAATGAGGCAGTCGCGTTCAAAAACCTGAGTGGCGGCGATTTCGTTGACCGATGAAAGTACGCCGAGGTGTGGCATCATAAAGATGCTGTCAACGGCGAGGCGCGTGATGCCGTCGGGCTGGAAGGCGTCGATGAGCATGGCGGCTGTTTGCATTCGACGCGGGGCGTGAGATAGAACGCCGCCGCTTCCTACGAGGAGGTCGAGGTCGCGCATTTTGATGAGGCTTTCGCCGCCTGCGGATTGGTCAAATACATCGGACAGAGTGCGCTCTGCCTGTACGCCTTTGAGACCCACGGCCAGTGCGCGGTGCTGAACAAAGGCCAGGCGCAGGGCTTCGCGGGCAATGGCCTGTTCGACCTGAAGTTCTTCGAGCATTTGCGGAATTGTGGTGGGGCGGATCATTTTGTTTTTGATGCGGTCTCGCAGGTCGGCTTCGTCGATTTTGAAAGGTACCCAGCGCATGACGTCGTTGAGGCCCGCTTCTGCGAGTACGTTGGATACGCTGTAGGACATGCCGAGATTGGCAGATACCGTGCGGTTGAAGATATCGTCAAAGACGCTGAATACGTCGGTGGTGGCGCCGCCTATGTCAACGCCCACGACATTGATATTTTGTTGTTTGGAGACGGTTTGCATCATGAGGCCAACTGCGCCAGGTGTGGGCATGATGGGCGCGCCTGTCCAGGAGATGAGTTTTCGATAGCCGGGGGCTTGCGCCATGACGTGTTCGAGAAAGAGGTCGTGGATCACGTGGCGAGCCGGTCCGAGATTTTCTTCTTCGAGCGTGGGACGGATGTTTTCCGTGGTGGTGAGGGCTGTTTTGTCGCCCAGGGTGCGTTCGATTTCCGGCGCGGCATCTTTGTTTCCCGCGTAAATGACGGGCAGTTGATATCCCGATCCAAATCGCGGTTTGGGGTCGGCTGCGGAGATAAATTCGGCCAGTTCGACGACGTGCGAAACGGTGCCGCCATCTGTGCCGCCCGAAAGGAGTACCATATCGGGGCGCAACTGGCGAATGCGTTCGATTTTTTCGTGGGGCTGCCGCCCGTCGTTGGACGCGAGAATGTCCATGACAATTGCGCCTGCGCCGAGGGCGCAACGCTGCGCGCTTTCGCCTGTCATGGCCTGAATGACGCCGCCGACCATCATTTGCAGACCGCCGCCTGCGCTGCTGGTAGAAATGTAGATGTCAACCCCGAGATTGTCCTGCGCGGGTGTGATGATGGTTTCGCCGTCGAGAATTTGCCTGCCAGAGAGTTCTTCGACTTCTTGAATGGCGTTGAGTACGCCGCGCGTGACGTCTTCATAGGGGGCTTCAACTGTGGTAGGTGCTTCGCCTCGATAGGTTTGGCGATAGACATCGCCCTTTTTTTCTATGAGGATGGCTTTGGTCGTGGTGCTGCCGCAATCGGTAGCGATGATGACGTCGAGTTTATCCATGGTTTTTGTTTTCCAGGGTTTCAATATGGCGAATGAGGCAGGGAATGC comes from the Gemmatimonadota bacterium genome and includes:
- a CDS encoding glutamate mutase L translates to MDKLDVIIATDCGSTTTKAILIEKKGDVYRQTYRGEAPTTVEAPYEDVTRGVLNAIQEVEELSGRQILDGETIITPAQDNLGVDIYISTSSAGGGLQMMVGGVIQAMTGESAQRCALGAGAIVMDILASNDGRQPHEKIERIRQLRPDMVLLSGGTDGGTVSHVVELAEFISAADPKPRFGSGYQLPVIYAGNKDAAPEIERTLGDKTALTTTENIRPTLEEENLGPARHVIHDLFLEHVMAQAPGYRKLISWTGAPIMPTPGAVGLMMQTVSKQQNINVVGVDIGGATTDVFSVFDDIFNRTVSANLGMSYSVSNVLAEAGLNDVMRWVPFKIDEADLRDRIKNKMIRPTTIPQMLEELQVEQAIAREALRLAFVQHRALAVGLKGVQAERTLSDVFDQSAGGESLIKMRDLDLLVGSGGVLSHAPRRMQTAAMLIDAFQPDGITRLAVDSIFMMPHLGVLSSVNEIAATQVFERDCLIYLGTCIAPIAQGKIGTPCTQYEIGLPDGTQSGTLNIGDLLHFPLEADREAHLTLQPERNTDAGAGPGRELNTTVKGGTAGLILDGRGRPIVFAENQSERADQISQWSKILDLYPR